In Phreatobacter oligotrophus, one DNA window encodes the following:
- a CDS encoding cytochrome ubiquinol oxidase subunit I, with translation MDPTILARIQFAANISFHILFPTITIAMGWALVFFKLRYRATGDLKWMDVYHFWVKVFALSFALGVVSGITMSFQFGTNWPGFMEKVGNVAGPLLAYEVMTAFFLEAVFLGIMLFGFRKVPGWAHTTATVLVAGGTTLSAFWIIVLNSWMHTPVGFEIRNGVVHATDWFAIIFNPSMPYRLAHMLLASGLTAAFLIAGLSAYRWLRNDRSPAVLSALRFGVGLAAILIPIQIFAGDMHGLNTLKHQPQKVAAMEGNWETGPAKPLLLFAWPDEKARENRFEIGVPYGASLILKHDPQGVIPGLNDYQGKHPPVAPVFFAFRIMVGVGMLMLLVSWGGAFWLWRRGEPHPWLARGLVAMTFSGWVATLAGWYVTEIGRQPWLVSGVLRTADAVSAVPAAMVATTLVGYLLVYAALLAAYIATLFLLARKGAAGKPVETGPTPHPNAFVAAE, from the coding sequence ATGGACCCGACCATCCTCGCGCGGATCCAGTTCGCTGCGAACATCTCGTTCCACATCCTCTTCCCCACCATCACCATCGCGATGGGCTGGGCGCTGGTCTTCTTCAAGCTCCGCTACCGCGCGACCGGCGACCTCAAGTGGATGGACGTCTACCATTTCTGGGTGAAGGTCTTCGCCCTGTCCTTCGCGCTCGGCGTCGTCTCGGGCATCACCATGAGCTTCCAGTTCGGCACGAACTGGCCGGGCTTCATGGAAAAAGTCGGCAATGTCGCCGGCCCCTTGCTCGCCTATGAGGTGATGACCGCCTTCTTCCTCGAGGCGGTGTTCCTCGGCATCATGCTGTTCGGCTTCCGCAAGGTGCCGGGCTGGGCGCATACCACCGCGACGGTGCTGGTCGCCGGCGGCACCACGCTCTCGGCCTTCTGGATCATCGTGCTGAACTCGTGGATGCACACGCCGGTCGGGTTCGAGATCCGCAATGGCGTGGTCCATGCGACCGACTGGTTCGCCATCATCTTCAACCCGTCCATGCCCTACCGGCTGGCGCATATGCTGCTCGCCTCGGGCCTGACGGCGGCCTTCCTCATCGCGGGCCTGTCCGCCTATCGGTGGCTGCGCAATGACCGCTCGCCGGCCGTGCTCTCGGCCCTGCGATTCGGCGTCGGCCTCGCGGCGATCCTCATCCCCATCCAGATCTTCGCCGGCGACATGCACGGCCTCAACACGCTGAAGCACCAGCCGCAGAAGGTCGCGGCCATGGAGGGCAACTGGGAGACCGGTCCCGCCAAGCCGCTGCTCCTCTTCGCCTGGCCCGACGAGAAGGCGCGCGAGAACCGCTTCGAGATCGGCGTGCCCTATGGCGCCAGCCTCATCCTCAAGCATGACCCGCAGGGCGTCATTCCCGGCCTCAACGACTATCAGGGCAAGCATCCGCCAGTGGCGCCGGTCTTCTTCGCCTTCCGCATCATGGTCGGCGTCGGCATGCTGATGCTGCTGGTCTCGTGGGGCGGCGCCTTCTGGCTGTGGCGGCGCGGCGAGCCGCATCCCTGGCTCGCCCGCGGCCTCGTCGCCATGACCTTCTCGGGTTGGGTCGCGACTCTCGCCGGCTGGTACGTCACCGAGATCGGCCGCCAGCCCTGGCTCGTCTCGGGCGTGCTGCGCACGGCGGACGCGGTCTCGGCGGTGCCGGCCGCGATGGTGGCGACGACGCTGGTCGGCTACCTCCTCGTTTATGCGGCGCTGCTCGCGGCCTATATCGCCACGCTGTTCCTGCTCGCCCGCAAGGGTGCGGCCGGCAAGCCGGTGGAGACGGGTCCGACGCCGCATCCCAACGCCTTCGTCGCGGCGGAGTGA
- a CDS encoding cytochrome d ubiquinol oxidase subunit II, whose protein sequence is MFNDPAVWLPLAFAALMGLSILIYVVLDGFDLGVGILFPGASGAERDRMVASIGPFWDANETWLVLAIGLLLVAFPIAHGMILTALYLPVALMLVALILRGVAFEFRAKAEASWKPLWDRAFFGGSLLTALTQGYMLGLYVTGLESTLPTVSFGLLTAVCVAAGYALMGAAWLIIKTEGDLQRYAVKRARLALVVTMIGFLAISVATPLVSPRIFTKWFSLPEILFLSPLPITAGLLAVAVFIALSHLPDSRDRFRWVPFAGSAGIMVLAFFGLAYSFYPFIVPDRLTIYAAAAAPESLAIILFGALIVVPVIIAYSAFAYWVFRGKAGELRYD, encoded by the coding sequence ATGTTCAACGATCCCGCCGTCTGGCTGCCGCTCGCCTTCGCCGCCCTGATGGGCCTGTCGATCCTGATCTATGTCGTCCTCGACGGCTTCGATCTCGGGGTGGGCATCCTCTTTCCCGGCGCCAGCGGCGCGGAGCGCGACCGCATGGTCGCCTCGATCGGCCCCTTCTGGGACGCCAACGAGACCTGGCTGGTGCTGGCCATCGGCCTGCTGCTCGTCGCCTTCCCCATCGCCCACGGCATGATCCTCACCGCGCTCTACCTGCCGGTGGCGCTGATGCTGGTGGCGCTGATCCTGCGCGGCGTCGCCTTCGAGTTCCGCGCCAAGGCGGAGGCCTCGTGGAAGCCGCTGTGGGACCGCGCCTTCTTCGGCGGCTCGCTGCTCACCGCGCTGACCCAGGGCTACATGCTCGGCCTCTATGTGACCGGGCTCGAGAGCACGCTGCCCACCGTCTCCTTTGGGCTGCTGACGGCGGTCTGCGTCGCCGCCGGCTATGCGCTGATGGGCGCGGCCTGGCTCATCATCAAGACCGAGGGCGATTTGCAGCGCTATGCGGTGAAGCGGGCGCGGCTGGCGCTGGTGGTCACCATGATCGGCTTCCTCGCCATCTCGGTGGCGACGCCGCTCGTCTCGCCGCGCATCTTCACCAAGTGGTTCTCGCTGCCGGAGATCCTCTTCCTGTCGCCGCTGCCGATCACCGCCGGCCTCCTCGCCGTGGCGGTCTTCATCGCCCTCTCGCATCTGCCGGATTCGCGCGACCGGTTCCGCTGGGTGCCCTTCGCAGGCTCCGCCGGCATCATGGTGCTGGCCTTCTTCGGCCTCGCCTATTCCTTCTATCCGTTCATCGTCCCGGACAGGCTCACCATCTATGCGGCGGCGGCTGCGCCCGAGAGCCTCGCGATCATCCTCTTCGGCGCGCTCATCGTCGTGCCGGTCATCATCGCCTATTCGGCCTTCGCCTACTGGGTGTTCCGCGGCAAGGCCGGCGAGCTGCGCTACGACTGA